One part of the Sorangiineae bacterium MSr11954 genome encodes these proteins:
- a CDS encoding cytochrome P450 — protein sequence MNSSAGSDSFEQAGRGRRGLKTVPTVNPWDPRNLIAFRRDTLDFLTKSRARYGDIFKFHIFGHPMIMINHPDYVEHVLVHRADKYTKQSAFIFELTAPVLGNGLIRNPGGPAYTRQRNMMQPTFRPNTVPLFVQNMIDETVLMMDRWRPLVDTDRVANITDDVGQTALRIVTRSLFSADVGESARDFELAFAEANNVIGTFFRRPLSMLGLRRKRLRTATEQMKSFISAFVERRIANQEVRDDLLGMLMRATYEDDGATMSMKQLHDEVLNLVIAAFETTTSGISWAFYLIATHPEVERRFLEEIDTKLQGRAPTYGDLNKLTYTRMIVDETLRLYSPAYQTMRRSVEEDDMHGYRIPANMDIYLNSHVTHRHPAFWDDAEKFDPERFTPERSAGRPKHAYFPFGSGPRVCIGKYFALAELQLILATVAQRFRLVVPPDQAPMEAEQLITLHPKDGVRLLVRSR from the coding sequence ATGAACTCCAGTGCGGGAAGTGATTCATTCGAGCAAGCAGGGCGGGGCCGCCGCGGGCTCAAAACGGTGCCCACGGTAAACCCGTGGGATCCGAGGAACCTGATTGCGTTTCGGCGCGACACGCTCGATTTTTTGACGAAATCGAGGGCGCGATACGGCGATATATTCAAATTTCACATTTTCGGCCACCCGATGATCATGATCAATCACCCGGACTACGTCGAACACGTCCTGGTGCATCGTGCGGACAAGTACACGAAGCAGTCCGCGTTCATCTTCGAATTGACCGCGCCCGTTCTCGGCAACGGGCTCATTCGAAATCCTGGCGGGCCGGCGTATACACGCCAGCGCAATATGATGCAACCGACCTTCCGCCCGAACACGGTCCCGTTGTTCGTGCAGAACATGATCGACGAAACGGTCCTCATGATGGACCGCTGGCGGCCGCTTGTCGATACCGATCGCGTCGCCAACATCACGGACGACGTGGGGCAGACCGCCCTCCGGATCGTGACGCGCTCGCTCTTCAGCGCCGACGTCGGCGAGAGCGCCCGCGATTTCGAGCTGGCTTTCGCCGAGGCGAACAACGTGATCGGGACGTTCTTTCGGCGCCCGCTCTCGATGCTGGGCCTGCGGAGGAAGAGGTTGCGCACGGCAACGGAGCAGATGAAGTCCTTCATCTCGGCGTTCGTGGAGCGGCGGATCGCGAACCAGGAGGTCAGGGACGACCTCTTGGGCATGCTCATGCGCGCGACGTACGAGGACGACGGCGCGACCATGAGCATGAAGCAACTGCACGACGAGGTGTTGAACCTCGTCATCGCGGCGTTCGAGACGACCACCAGCGGGATCTCGTGGGCGTTCTACCTCATCGCCACCCACCCCGAGGTCGAGCGCCGGTTCCTCGAGGAGATCGACACCAAGTTGCAAGGTCGCGCGCCCACGTACGGCGATTTGAACAAATTGACGTACACGAGAATGATCGTGGACGAGACACTGCGGCTGTATTCTCCCGCGTACCAGACGATGCGTCGGTCCGTCGAGGAAGACGATATGCACGGATATCGCATTCCGGCGAACATGGATATTTATCTCAACAGCCACGTGACGCACCGGCACCCGGCGTTCTGGGACGATGCGGAGAAGTTCGACCCCGAGCGGTTCACGCCCGAGAGGAGCGCGGGCCGGCCGAAGCACGCGTATTTTCCGTTCGGCAGCGGTCCGCGTGTCTGCATCGGCAAGTACTTCGCGTTGGCCGAGCTGCAATTGATACTGGCGACCGTCGCGCAACGTTTCCGCTTGGTGGTGCCTCCGGATCAAGCGCCGATGGAGGCGGAGCAGCTCATCACCTTGCATCCAAAAGACGGTGTACGTCTCCTCGTTCGATCCCGCTGA
- a CDS encoding polyprenyl synthetase family protein, translated as MITASPVREHPHLRVNLETAAALVEPSVRAAVDRLPDQEKAIAGYQFGWWDREGVPTPGNGGKGIRPALVLLSTAAARAAIEQAIGAAVSIELVHNFSLLHDDIMDGDIKRRSRPSAWLVYGKKAALLTGDALLVLAFDVLAESSGHRSVAAIQLLTQTLLELAEGQSMDLAFEGRDDVEILECLTMAGRKTASLTSYACAIGPCIAGVDPVTIRHLQGFGYHLGLAFQLMDDVIGIWGDEERAGKPVGSDLAARKKTLPVVAALTSTGSARDRLIDLYNRATPFSADDVRSAALLVEQLGGRAWAEAEMQRQVGIAVSHLRDASLEPAMADELATLVQRIIRRDR; from the coding sequence ATGATCACGGCCAGTCCGGTGCGCGAACACCCGCATTTGCGGGTTAACCTGGAGACCGCTGCCGCGCTCGTCGAGCCCAGCGTGCGGGCCGCGGTCGACCGGCTGCCGGATCAGGAGAAGGCCATTGCGGGTTATCAATTCGGTTGGTGGGATCGAGAGGGAGTTCCAACCCCGGGGAACGGCGGAAAGGGCATTCGGCCGGCGCTGGTGTTGCTGAGCACCGCGGCTGCTCGCGCGGCCATCGAGCAGGCGATCGGCGCGGCCGTTTCGATCGAGCTGGTGCACAATTTCTCTCTCCTGCATGACGACATCATGGACGGCGATATCAAACGTCGAAGCCGTCCGAGCGCATGGCTCGTATACGGAAAGAAGGCCGCCCTGCTCACCGGCGACGCGCTGCTGGTGCTGGCCTTCGACGTCTTGGCCGAGAGCTCCGGGCACCGGTCCGTCGCGGCCATCCAGCTCCTGACGCAAACGCTGCTCGAACTCGCGGAAGGCCAAAGCATGGACCTGGCGTTCGAGGGCCGCGACGACGTGGAGATCCTCGAATGCCTCACGATGGCGGGCCGCAAGACGGCATCTCTGACGAGCTACGCGTGCGCGATAGGCCCCTGCATCGCCGGCGTCGATCCGGTCACCATCCGGCACCTGCAGGGGTTTGGCTACCATCTCGGCCTCGCGTTCCAGCTCATGGACGATGTGATCGGCATTTGGGGAGACGAAGAGAGGGCGGGCAAGCCCGTGGGCTCGGATCTCGCGGCGCGAAAGAAGACGTTGCCCGTGGTGGCCGCGTTGACCTCCACCGGATCGGCGCGCGATCGATTGATCGATCTGTACAATCGCGCGACGCCGTTCAGCGCTGACGACGTTCGCTCGGCCGCCCTCCTCGTCGAACAACTTGGCGGGCGGGCTTGGGCCGAGGCCGAAATGCAACGGCAAGTGGGTATCGCCGTCTCTCATTTGCGCGACGCGAGCCTCGAGCCGGCCATGGCCGACGAGCTAGCAACGCTCGTCCAACGGATCATCCGGCGCGATCGATGA
- a CDS encoding carboxylesterase family protein, giving the protein MNRTSPPIGSKTKRPLGLCLASSLVSAFALFVACDDDAPVVRPDPAPKDAATTDVQPAPDAATSSDVTVATDTGPIIGTESNGVRTFLGIPYAAPPVNARRWKAPEAIRWSEPRPAKSYGPRCFGVSLLDSSAVRSGASEDCLSLNIWSPAGASAKPVLLWIHGGASIDGTSGDGPGGGYPGATLASTGDVVVVSINFRLGALGVLAIPSADGGGNLALLDQQLALRWVQRNIAAFGGDPAKVTIAGNSSGAQAVCLHGTMPSSQGLFRGLLAQSGNCDGVQTRAQAAATATRLAGAWGCTGSRGAGTEDGGAALDEACLRALPAETIVRGNTSNAFSSIVDGTLVPVSPRAALAAGTFAKVPILTGFNANEGLFFTDGVFGALPLVSPSDYTTALQLVFGPLAPVLEGEYPLAQYGGDPRTALAALIGDGTFECGTRHLAASSSSPVFAYRFDHAPQLATSKPVLAMHTVELPFVWGAPLPWTWWQQTSAGVPSTPPELELARRVKNYWTSFVRTQNPAAAGAPEWPAWSASSPRTMVLSDSARLTELPANAHCAFWDRLNGGT; this is encoded by the coding sequence ATGAACCGCACGTCCCCCCCGATCGGCAGCAAGACGAAACGCCCGCTCGGGCTATGCCTCGCCTCGAGCCTGGTGAGCGCGTTCGCGCTCTTCGTCGCATGCGATGACGACGCGCCCGTGGTCCGGCCCGACCCGGCGCCGAAGGATGCCGCCACGACCGATGTCCAGCCAGCGCCCGACGCGGCCACTTCGTCCGACGTCACCGTCGCCACCGACACCGGACCGATCATCGGCACCGAGTCGAACGGCGTCCGGACCTTTCTCGGGATCCCGTACGCCGCGCCGCCGGTGAACGCGCGCCGGTGGAAGGCGCCCGAAGCCATCCGCTGGAGCGAGCCGCGCCCCGCGAAGTCCTATGGCCCGCGCTGCTTCGGCGTCTCGCTCCTCGACTCGAGCGCCGTGCGGAGCGGAGCATCGGAGGATTGTCTGTCGCTCAATATCTGGTCGCCCGCGGGCGCGTCGGCCAAGCCCGTGCTGCTCTGGATACACGGCGGCGCATCCATCGACGGGACCAGCGGCGACGGCCCGGGGGGCGGATATCCCGGCGCGACCCTGGCGAGCACGGGGGACGTAGTGGTGGTGAGCATCAACTTCCGCCTCGGAGCGCTCGGCGTCCTCGCCATTCCCTCGGCCGACGGCGGCGGCAACCTCGCGCTGCTCGATCAGCAGCTCGCGCTTCGGTGGGTTCAGCGCAACATCGCGGCCTTCGGAGGCGATCCCGCGAAGGTCACGATCGCAGGCAACTCGTCGGGTGCGCAGGCCGTCTGCCTTCACGGCACCATGCCGAGTTCGCAGGGGCTCTTCCGCGGGCTCCTCGCGCAAAGCGGAAATTGCGACGGCGTTCAGACGCGCGCGCAGGCCGCCGCCACGGCGACCCGCCTGGCCGGCGCATGGGGGTGCACGGGCTCGCGCGGCGCGGGCACCGAGGATGGCGGCGCGGCGCTGGACGAGGCGTGCCTCCGCGCGCTCCCAGCCGAGACCATCGTGCGCGGAAACACGTCGAACGCATTCTCCTCCATCGTCGACGGCACCTTGGTGCCGGTGTCGCCGCGCGCGGCGCTGGCCGCAGGCACCTTCGCGAAGGTGCCCATTCTCACGGGGTTCAACGCCAACGAGGGCCTGTTCTTCACGGACGGCGTCTTCGGCGCCCTGCCGCTGGTGTCGCCCTCGGACTACACCACGGCGCTCCAGCTCGTCTTCGGACCGCTGGCGCCCGTGCTCGAAGGTGAGTACCCCCTCGCGCAGTACGGCGGCGATCCGAGGACCGCCTTGGCGGCCCTGATCGGCGATGGCACCTTCGAGTGCGGGACCCGCCACCTTGCCGCCTCGAGCAGCTCCCCCGTGTTCGCATACCGGTTCGATCACGCGCCGCAGCTCGCGACCTCGAAGCCCGTCCTGGCCATGCACACCGTCGAGCTTCCGTTCGTATGGGGAGCGCCGCTGCCGTGGACGTGGTGGCAGCAAACGAGCGCCGGCGTCCCGAGCACCCCGCCGGAGCTCGAGCTCGCGCGCCGCGTGAAGAATTATTGGACGAGTTTCGTTCGCACACAAAACCCGGCGGCGGCCGGCGCGCCCGAGTGGCCCGCCTGGTCCGCCTCCTCGCCGCGCACCATGGTCCTCTCGGACTCGGCGCGGCTCACAGAGCTCCCGGCCAACGCGCATTGCGCGTTCTGGGATCGCCTGAACGGAGGAACGTGA
- a CDS encoding ketoacyl-ACP synthase III — MVERTGLRSTSPHDGARLAAIGTYIPPRRLSNLERAAHFDLDAEFLRKRLGVLERSVKEPSEVTSDLCLRAFDDLTKKTRIDLDVVRLVCVVTQNPDRRIPHVAAILHHKLGMPKSCMTFDVSHGCAGYPHAVAIVSSLLDTFGFRDALLFTGDPYSDFVDPEDKTTALIFSDAATVSYISRDRPGYVLIDGDFGTVPGSSTCLDDHDGRLFMDGRLVFSNAAREVPPSVQRVLARNALTTADVGCFFLHPGSKYVVDFLRGTLSLPPEKVPFVIEGYGNTISSSIPLTIEEHLRRASTPPPARVVMSGFGVGFTWGTTLMEYRTQRSKNDE, encoded by the coding sequence ATGGTAGAGCGCACAGGGCTAAGGTCGACCTCGCCCCACGACGGCGCGCGGCTCGCCGCGATCGGCACATACATTCCGCCACGCCGGCTCTCGAACCTGGAACGAGCCGCCCACTTCGATCTCGACGCCGAGTTTCTACGAAAACGACTGGGCGTGCTGGAGCGCTCGGTCAAAGAGCCATCGGAGGTGACGAGCGATCTCTGCCTGCGGGCCTTCGACGATCTGACGAAGAAGACCCGCATCGACCTCGATGTCGTGCGCCTCGTGTGCGTGGTGACACAGAACCCCGACCGCAGGATCCCGCACGTGGCGGCCATCCTACACCACAAGCTGGGGATGCCGAAATCGTGCATGACGTTCGACGTCTCGCACGGGTGCGCGGGCTACCCGCACGCCGTCGCCATCGTCTCCTCCCTGCTCGACACGTTCGGGTTCCGCGATGCCCTGCTCTTCACCGGTGATCCGTACTCGGACTTCGTCGACCCCGAGGACAAAACCACGGCGCTCATCTTCAGCGACGCCGCGACCGTTTCGTACATCTCGCGCGACCGTCCGGGCTACGTCCTGATCGATGGAGACTTCGGCACCGTCCCCGGCAGCTCCACGTGCTTGGACGACCACGACGGCCGCCTGTTCATGGATGGCCGCCTCGTGTTCTCGAACGCCGCGCGCGAGGTCCCGCCGAGCGTCCAGCGCGTGCTCGCGCGAAACGCGCTCACGACCGCCGACGTCGGGTGCTTCTTTCTGCACCCGGGCTCCAAGTACGTCGTGGACTTTCTGCGCGGCACGCTCTCGCTCCCCCCCGAGAAGGTACCGTTCGTCATCGAGGGCTACGGAAACACCATATCGTCCTCGATACCGCTCACGATCGAGGAGCACCTGCGGAGAGCTTCGACGCCGCCGCCCGCTCGTGTCGTGATGAGCGGGTTCGGCGTCGGCTTCACGTGGGGGACAACTTTGATGGAATATCGAACCCAACGGAGTAAAAATGACGAGTAG
- a CDS encoding acyl carrier protein, with the protein MTSRNHVTRLFAAAEIHISESELDDSRPLAQQGFDSLDMVNLLFQIEQTYQVSISPEDASHLRSIRDLVDYIAAHGNAGATT; encoded by the coding sequence ATGACGAGTAGAAATCACGTGACACGATTGTTCGCCGCCGCCGAAATACACATTTCGGAGTCGGAGCTCGACGACAGCCGGCCGCTGGCCCAGCAGGGCTTCGATTCGCTGGACATGGTCAACCTGCTCTTTCAAATCGAGCAAACGTATCAAGTGTCGATCTCCCCCGAAGACGCCAGTCATTTACGCTCCATCCGCGATCTCGTCGACTACATCGCTGCGCACGGAAACGCCGGGGCCACGACATGA
- a CDS encoding zinc-binding dehydrogenase has product MTGYRTEAWVLRRGDGTKTLGPLLRETITISPLSPQEVLIRPIYGCWEGNMDHAVRRSPVDICTLRGEDAVVIGNAGVVQVVEVGSAVTTVRPGDRCIAFCNGTWDAYGYTMRAFGYDDPGTVGVLAKTTKFHERQLVTIPQSSQSPRSPHDARRELRQWAGFSLRYVTAWANWRVALACWRSQMAECPPSDAFVCAWGGGVSLAELVLAKSMGFKVAMIASTPSRLALLNELGIAPIDRSAWPEGHFEKEFLKIVDEKSGGRGVDIFVDNLGVSYKTTLKSLARQGVVTTSGWKHGMTLAYSRAMECIGRHIHVHTHYARYEEGKDSVRYASENDWLPPADDAVTAWEQIPELAEAYAQGHVDSYFPIFAVNEDLA; this is encoded by the coding sequence ATGACGGGTTACCGCACCGAAGCGTGGGTCCTTCGACGAGGCGATGGCACGAAGACCCTCGGGCCGCTCCTGCGCGAGACCATCACGATTTCGCCTCTCTCCCCCCAAGAAGTGCTGATCCGGCCCATCTATGGCTGCTGGGAGGGCAATATGGATCACGCGGTGCGAAGGAGCCCCGTGGACATTTGCACGCTCCGGGGTGAGGACGCCGTCGTCATCGGAAACGCGGGCGTGGTTCAAGTCGTCGAGGTGGGCAGCGCGGTCACCACCGTTCGCCCGGGCGATCGCTGCATCGCATTTTGCAACGGAACCTGGGACGCCTACGGATACACCATGCGCGCCTTCGGCTACGACGATCCGGGCACGGTGGGCGTGCTGGCCAAGACCACCAAGTTCCACGAGCGGCAGCTCGTCACGATCCCGCAGTCCTCGCAGTCGCCCCGCTCGCCGCACGACGCGCGCCGCGAGCTCCGCCAGTGGGCCGGCTTCTCCCTGCGCTATGTCACGGCCTGGGCGAACTGGCGCGTGGCCCTCGCCTGCTGGCGATCGCAGATGGCCGAGTGCCCTCCGAGCGACGCCTTCGTGTGCGCGTGGGGCGGCGGTGTCTCGCTGGCCGAGCTGGTGCTCGCGAAATCCATGGGGTTCAAGGTCGCTATGATCGCGTCGACGCCTTCGCGCCTGGCGCTGTTGAACGAGCTGGGGATCGCCCCCATCGACCGCAGCGCTTGGCCCGAGGGCCACTTCGAGAAGGAGTTCTTGAAGATCGTCGACGAGAAGAGCGGAGGGCGCGGCGTGGACATCTTCGTCGACAACCTGGGGGTCTCGTACAAAACCACGTTGAAGTCGCTCGCTCGGCAGGGCGTCGTCACCACCTCCGGGTGGAAACACGGCATGACGCTCGCGTACTCGCGCGCCATGGAGTGCATCGGCCGCCACATTCACGTTCACACGCACTACGCGCGCTACGAGGAGGGAAAAGACTCCGTCCGCTACGCCAGCGAGAACGATTGGCTGCCGCCCGCCGACGACGCGGTCACTGCCTGGGAGCAGATCCCCGAGCTGGCCGAAGCCTACGCCCAAGGGCACGTCGATTCGTACTTTCCCATCTTCGCCGTGAACGAAGACCTCGCATAG
- a CDS encoding zinc-binding dehydrogenase, whose protein sequence is MTMHAIRLHAFGPAENLRYEELPALKPGPGQARIAVTVAGVHRIDTALRAGGRRMALPLPELPTIPGREVAGIVDALGENVDSSWLGRRVVAHLGQGGGGYADQAVAYATSLHAIPDALDDAAAVAMIGTGRTTMRILDGARLVPGDVALVTGATGGIGSLLVQAAIHAGAAVVGGAWGPTKVAEVAKLGATVAVDYSDPAWPDAVRRALGGREVSVAFDGIGGAVGRQALELLGAGGRLILFGAIGDEPTKLSASDLFARSLTVTSAIGPALAKMPPAALRALEERALAAAAEGKLVPRVHPPFPLEHAAEAHRAIESRATMGKTVLAAR, encoded by the coding sequence ATGACCATGCACGCCATTCGCCTTCACGCTTTTGGACCGGCCGAAAATCTACGCTACGAGGAGCTGCCCGCGCTGAAGCCCGGGCCCGGGCAAGCTCGTATTGCCGTTACGGTGGCGGGGGTTCACCGCATCGACACGGCGCTTCGTGCGGGGGGCCGAAGGATGGCCTTGCCCTTGCCAGAGCTCCCGACGATCCCCGGGCGCGAGGTCGCGGGGATCGTCGATGCGCTCGGAGAAAACGTCGATTCCAGTTGGCTCGGGCGCCGGGTGGTCGCACACCTGGGGCAAGGTGGCGGCGGCTACGCCGACCAGGCCGTGGCCTATGCAACGTCGTTGCATGCGATTCCCGACGCTCTCGACGATGCGGCCGCCGTGGCCATGATTGGCACCGGCCGCACGACCATGCGGATCCTCGATGGAGCACGCCTCGTGCCCGGCGATGTGGCCTTGGTCACCGGCGCGACCGGCGGCATCGGCAGCTTGCTCGTTCAAGCGGCCATCCACGCGGGTGCGGCCGTCGTAGGCGGGGCGTGGGGCCCGACCAAGGTCGCGGAGGTCGCGAAGCTCGGCGCCACGGTGGCCGTCGACTACAGCGATCCCGCGTGGCCCGACGCCGTGCGCCGCGCGCTCGGGGGGCGCGAGGTGAGCGTCGCGTTCGACGGCATCGGCGGTGCGGTGGGTCGCCAGGCGCTGGAGCTGCTCGGCGCCGGCGGGCGCTTGATCCTGTTTGGAGCGATCGGGGACGAGCCGACGAAGCTCTCCGCTTCCGATTTGTTCGCGCGCAGCTTGACGGTGACGTCGGCGATTGGTCCGGCGCTCGCCAAGATGCCCCCTGCCGCGCTCCGGGCGCTGGAGGAACGGGCGCTCGCCGCCGCCGCCGAGGGCAAGCTCGTTCCCCGCGTTCACCCGCCCTTCCCGCTCGAGCACGCGGCCGAGGCGCACCGCGCCATCGAGAGCCGCGCCACCATGGGAAAGACCGTGCTCGCGGCGCGCTGA
- a CDS encoding sel1 repeat family protein produces the protein MRIAAELALGALVVANGGGCGGAPPPVDREARARDARETTPPQATCASERSSERTGSTATACACGDEATCVAKCEGGSASDCFTLGGCYSGLGFARDPAKVATYSARGCELGSASACTNLAKAYASGFGVPRDPARAEQLFAKAAKGHRTGCDAGVAGDCYMLGYAYEHGEGVPREPATTARLRQRACTLGHTASCLLLALDAKATGNADDAVRWFGAACETTCTGCDDVRDALLQGVPAARRLLQRWQGRCDAGEQPACRARATVRTDAPSPSGRR, from the coding sequence ATGCGAATCGCCGCGGAGCTCGCGCTCGGTGCTCTGGTGGTCGCGAACGGCGGCGGCTGCGGAGGCGCGCCGCCGCCCGTGGACCGTGAGGCACGGGCGCGCGATGCGCGCGAAACCACACCTCCGCAGGCGACGTGCGCATCGGAGCGATCCTCGGAGCGCACCGGGTCGACGGCGACCGCGTGCGCGTGCGGCGATGAAGCGACATGCGTGGCCAAGTGCGAGGGCGGCTCCGCGTCCGACTGCTTTACCCTCGGCGGCTGCTACTCCGGACTTGGCTTTGCGCGCGATCCCGCCAAGGTCGCGACGTACTCGGCCCGGGGGTGCGAGCTTGGCTCGGCGAGCGCCTGCACCAACCTCGCCAAGGCGTACGCGAGCGGCTTCGGCGTGCCGCGCGATCCAGCCCGCGCCGAGCAGCTCTTCGCGAAGGCCGCCAAAGGTCATCGGACCGGATGCGACGCGGGCGTGGCCGGCGATTGCTACATGCTCGGCTACGCCTATGAGCATGGCGAGGGCGTGCCGCGGGAGCCTGCGACGACGGCAAGGTTGCGGCAGCGGGCGTGCACCCTCGGGCACACCGCGTCGTGCTTGCTCCTGGCGCTGGACGCCAAAGCCACGGGAAACGCGGACGACGCGGTGCGATGGTTCGGTGCCGCGTGCGAGACCACGTGCACGGGCTGCGACGACGTGCGCGACGCCCTCCTCCAAGGCGTGCCGGCGGCCCGGCGCCTGCTCCAACGATGGCAGGGCCGCTGCGATGCGGGCGAGCAGCCCGCGTGCCGCGCGCGCGCGACCGTGCGAACCGACGCGCCTTCGCCGTCCGGGCGCCGCTGA
- a CDS encoding DUF4157 domain-containing protein, whose product MSSHRMLAPKSKSPATSFTSRAGGAFALRPCDVPGRKEHGKGVLQAKLKVGAVDDAFEREADRVADAISRSENANVRGQVSGGHVQRACAACSGGQGACPKCEEESRAIQRKPSDEGPAARVDAETLVPNALAGGGAPLAPSTRSFMESRFGRDFSQVRIHAGRAANDAASALGARAFTLGRDVVFGANEYAPDTPAGRRLVAHELTHVVQQAGGAGGTVQRQGLGGPLDMKPDLCVTFLGQRVCGSDAAGLCSKIDLPGCSAVCRVFGCDKKSDKPKATCPPGWRAAGSKGFEGQCCPEGTSVDSAQSCCPSDRVGALDFRCCKPDEVVSEGHCKKASDLPPVPLPQAFCPPPGKRTLLGNKCCFPPEFPFGLNQCSLLGAPPGPPTSPPQPQPPKPTSKLPEATEIFFRQDRPGPGESASALTSATTSSGKANFDELVRKLEADPARVVQLVGRASPEGPKDDPITYNRELGARRARMVAAALQSEGIAASRLADPSESDLRAECEPIDTGLVTCGMAGATGEGDREVLARVFTP is encoded by the coding sequence ATGTCCAGCCATCGCATGCTTGCTCCGAAATCGAAGTCGCCTGCCACGTCGTTCACGTCCCGGGCCGGGGGCGCATTTGCGCTGCGGCCATGCGATGTGCCGGGCCGGAAGGAGCACGGCAAGGGCGTGCTGCAAGCGAAGTTGAAGGTCGGCGCGGTCGATGATGCGTTCGAGCGCGAAGCGGACCGGGTCGCCGATGCCATCTCGCGGAGCGAGAACGCAAATGTGCGGGGGCAGGTATCCGGCGGGCATGTCCAGCGGGCGTGCGCCGCGTGCAGCGGCGGGCAAGGAGCTTGTCCCAAATGCGAGGAGGAGTCGCGCGCGATCCAGCGCAAACCCAGCGACGAAGGCCCGGCCGCGCGCGTTGACGCAGAAACCCTCGTGCCGAATGCGCTCGCGGGCGGAGGCGCCCCGCTCGCCCCATCGACGCGGTCGTTCATGGAGTCGCGGTTTGGTCGTGACTTCTCGCAGGTGCGCATCCACGCCGGGCGCGCGGCCAACGACGCCGCCTCCGCGCTGGGCGCGCGCGCGTTCACCCTCGGTCGGGACGTCGTCTTTGGCGCCAATGAATATGCGCCCGACACCCCCGCCGGGCGCCGGCTCGTCGCGCACGAGCTCACGCACGTCGTGCAGCAGGCGGGTGGTGCCGGCGGCACGGTGCAGCGGCAGGGGCTCGGCGGACCGCTCGATATGAAGCCCGATCTCTGCGTCACGTTCCTGGGCCAGCGGGTTTGCGGATCGGACGCGGCGGGGCTCTGCTCCAAGATCGACCTGCCGGGCTGCAGCGCCGTATGCCGCGTGTTCGGCTGCGACAAAAAATCCGATAAGCCAAAAGCGACGTGTCCGCCCGGCTGGCGGGCGGCAGGCTCGAAGGGCTTCGAAGGTCAGTGCTGCCCCGAGGGAACGAGCGTCGACAGCGCGCAGAGTTGTTGCCCGAGCGACCGGGTCGGCGCCCTCGACTTCCGTTGCTGCAAGCCCGACGAGGTGGTCTCCGAAGGGCATTGCAAAAAGGCGTCGGACTTGCCGCCCGTCCCGCTGCCCCAGGCGTTTTGCCCTCCTCCCGGAAAGCGCACGCTCCTCGGCAACAAATGCTGCTTCCCGCCCGAGTTTCCGTTTGGTCTCAACCAGTGCAGCCTCCTCGGCGCACCGCCAGGACCACCGACGTCTCCTCCGCAGCCGCAGCCGCCAAAGCCCACCTCCAAGCTGCCCGAGGCTACGGAGATCTTCTTTCGTCAGGATCGACCGGGCCCTGGTGAGTCGGCGAGCGCGCTCACGTCGGCGACCACGTCGAGCGGAAAGGCGAACTTCGACGAGCTCGTGCGCAAGCTCGAGGCCGATCCCGCGCGGGTCGTGCAGCTCGTCGGGCGCGCCTCGCCGGAGGGGCCAAAGGACGATCCCATCACGTACAATCGGGAGTTGGGCGCGCGCAGGGCCCGCATGGTCGCCGCCGCGCTTCAATCCGAAGGAATTGCCGCGAGCCGGCTGGCCGATCCAAGCGAGTCCGATCTGCGCGCCGAGTGCGAGCCCATCGACACCGGCCTCGTCACCTGCGGCATGGCCGGCGCCACGGGCGAGGGCGATCGCGAGGTCCTCGCGCGGGTGTTCACCCCGTAA